GTGTCGCATTCTCACTGCAGGTTGCCAGGCAAGGCAGAAAGTTAGGAGATCAGAAAAATCAAAGTTGAtaaaaaggagacagacaggaggtcCGCGTatcggaggaggaggaggaatgtgGGGCAGAGTTTCAGGAGGAGCTGCAGCGCCGCCTCTGCTCTCCTGCGGGTTCCAGGAGCTGGCTACCAAGACGGGTTTTTATCAGACTGCAGGGGGAGGAAccagaaacaaaagagagaggagagataagGGCTcactgatggaggaggagagaggagtgagtGGCCCCAGAGAGGCCCAGAGGTTGAGAAAAGTAgctaaataaatgttaatggggaaaaaactgtgatagagagagataaacaCAGAAGGAACTGCACAGGGTGGACAGACAGCTGGAATTTAATACTACATCATTTTCCGCACTAATACAACTGTCCAGAAGATGGCACTATGCAGACACAGATCACAGCAGTTCACTACTGGAATGTGCAGAGATGTTTAGCATTTGAACAggtgaaggaaagaaaaggtcTGAAACAATCACTGTTGACAGAaccttttatttcaaaagctgTGAGGGAAACATTGTAGGGGTTAGGTTAGAAATTACAGAGGAGAGTAACAAGCTATGTTGGCTGTGAGGATCttaagaagacagaaaaacagggaaaacatgcaaaatatcCACATAAACACatctaaaaatattcaacaaatcCATTCTCAAatctcagtcttttttttgttcgGTTTCTATTGATTGTTTACATCACTATCAATCTTTTAGTACCTGTCAAAAAGTAGCCAGTAACACACActaataaagtaaaaaacagcaaatgctcACACTATCTCACTGTGAATCTGTCCGCCGGTCTCTTAATGGGAAACTATAACATAAGCAATAATTATCATCGCAGCGCTGTCAAACTATCGTTTATACCCATCTCCTCTTTTTAATTCATGGTGCAATGGGCGTGGACGAGGAGAAGTGTGCGTGAATATATTCGAAGACAGTTTTAATTATCCTGATGCAAATAGATGAGACCGAGGCACGGATTTTGTTGGGTGCTGGCAGAGCACCCAAAGGCGTTACCACAACTCTTTGGAAGCTTCTCCTTGACAAAGCATAGCTAGGTACATTTGTCACGATTCATCAGCTTTGGCTCACATCCCATGAGAGAgcagaaaggggaaaaaacacagctctacTTGATGCAAGGCTCACCCTCTAAAGTTGCTAGTACTGAGCAAATTCAGGGTAAACTCACAGCTGCAGGGAAACACTGAATAACATCAATTTTAGAGCAATTATCAGCTTTTACTTGATGGCTGCGATGCTTCCATGGAAGCAATAAACAGAATCAAGAAATTTCATGCATAGCCTTTATCAGTGCAATCCACTTTTGCAGCAACAAGTCAGTCATGGTTAGTCAGTTAAATCACTGCAGTctattcaaaagaaaaacaatttcatccaaaaaaaagcTTCTGAGCACGCAAACAAGCCATTTAGTAAGAATAAGAGAGAGCGTAGTTAAAAACACAGCGCAAGGGAACAAGTCCACTCGAATTCAAGGGTGAACCTTGCAAGTAATGTAGGTCTGTCTTTCATAATCTGCCTGAGAACAAAAAGAATCTATACTGGTACTCACTGTTTCTGAAGTAgattttgctgctgctgtcggtATGATTCTATGGTATGTTGCGGAAGAAACTGCATGAGTTCCAGAGACTCTTTGATTTTTACCAAAATCTCATAAATTTCACGGCCTTTGATctataaagagaaaagaaagaaagtggtCAGTTAGCAGGTCAGACACACTCAGAACAAAGTTTCAACTCCAATAGCAAAAACACTTACAGGCAAACAAAAAACCTCCTCATCTGTAGATCTTCTCTTCTTGATAGTGGACATCTGTATGCCATGGGACACCTGGCGGAAGGctgaaaaaaggagaggaacaaGTGAGTACAATTGCCATGTGCTGAACAGTTAGCCTAAGCCAGAGCAGGAGGGAAACAAGCGAGGGAAAATGGCAGGAAAGTAGCAGAGAGTTTGGCAGCATTCACTAAGCACTGAGTGTTAGCAAGTGCAGCGGCTGAGGGTCCGCGACACTGGCAGCACGTCAGGTAAGACCAAAGCTCGTCAGTCCATCACCAGCCCCAGCGCTACTTACGGCGTTTCGTACCCTCACTGCTCTTTGTGGCGTCTGTTACGTGCTGCTTGCGGATGCTGTCCTCGTCTGCCTTGCGGTCTCTGCCCGGGCAGGCGCAGATCCTGGCCTCGAAGCACCGGCGGCCTAATACCTGACCACTAGGAGAAGACAGGGACGCACATTAGGCAAAAACTCGGTCACAAACAGTACCACCACTTAACTGGAGGCATGACTGGCAACTactgaggatgaggatgatgatgatattgtCTCTTACTCTCTGGTTTCCAGAGTGACAATGATGAGAATTGGGCGTCTGTTCATTCCACCCACGCAGCTCGAGTTGCACATGAAGTTGTACAAAATTGTTGTGAATTCTGTCCCCACCTGAGTAGACGAATGAATGAAGGTAAGTCCCAACAATGGgtgacagtgaagaaaaacagatagaAGAGAAAAACTGGTTTCTAAAAGCCCCATTAGACAAAGGTTTCTCCTGCAGAAATCTAGCTGTGTTAACCAAATTTCTTTCAATTCACTGCAGATTAAGAGGTAAACAGTTACTTAACTGCATGTAAATGCAGTGTTAGAGTGTTAAGTAACAATTGCATAAAAatggttgtgtttttctttcctttttggctcttttctttcattactTATATTGAAAATATACCTAGACTTATGATTTCAGGTGTGCTTGCTTTTACTGTCAATGTATCAGGGACCTTGTCAGAGTTTATTGGCTAAAAAAGATGAAACCATATTTGTAAAAGTTAAAGCTTTAAAGGAGATATTTGAATTAATTCTTATAATCAacatggcttttatttttttttttatcataactTGCCTTATGACCTACAGGAAGGGTTTAAAATagcaggaaataataaaatacagcagtAAAATAAGGCCTCTTTCTGAGGAATCCATGTAGATGAAGTAGTGTTCATACTGAAGGGTTTTTGCAGTCAGCAGTTGCTGCGTGTCAGGATTGAGCAGCTGGACATGAGAGACTTTCAGAGAGCTCGGAGTCTGTCACCGCTCTATCTATCAGAATCAGGCTGAGGTGGAGGGATGTCGCTGACAGGGCTGGGATGATAGACAGCTCACCTGGGGAGGCTCGTACGGAACTAATACACTCTGTCTTCCAGTGATGGAGTCCTCCAAATACTGGGCATGGCTGTTTCCCTCCACGCGGATCAGATGGCTGGGAGGAGCGATCTGACCTGGAAGCAACATGAGTCATGTCATTAAATGTTGACAGTAAATGATGACTGAAGGGAAACATGaatgagaatttatttttttaatagattaAAAGAACTGACCATCATTGAACTCGCGGCTGAGCTCGTGGTTCGGGCAGCGTTTCACCACCTCGGTCACATGTTCAGCTTTCTTGTAAACAGGCATGGCTCTGATAACAGCACCCTGTGGAGGGGTGGTCAGGACTTTGATCTGAATGGGACATGTCTTGGCAATTTGGCAGTATAACTTCTTCAGTTCTGTTGAGTACTggaaagtagaaaaaacaagacaaaagacagaaaggttagataaaactgtgtataaaacagaaaaaaggtaaCGATATTTGCACCTAAATGTTGTTCATGTggcttcaaaacatttttgcctAAATTTTAAAAGCACAGATTGATCTGCATAACACCTGTTGCCTGGACTGTGCACGTCTGGTTTCCCCTGAAGCAAAAGGGGTTAAAGACAAGACTGTGATTATGACCTACTTAAAtaaacgcacacacgcacgcacacgcacacgcacacgcacacacacacacacacacacacacacacacaagttttgGTTCTAAGAGTGTGTATTGGGCAACCTCAAAGATGTCTCACAGAGAGCCTCTGGGACTTCCGAGGAGCGCCATAAAATGGACCCCTCCAGGAGCAATTAAACTGGGCCTGGCTTTCATCTTAAAGGGAGGAGTACTCTGCTAAAGCATCTGATGGCCACTCATCATACAAAAGAGGGCTTCTGAAGAGGCTGGCAAGCTAACACTGCACAGGGTTGAATGCAGTTTTCCTTGTGGGACTGGAAGAAAACGACTCAGTTTTAGATGTTAGAGTGCAGGAGTGAAGGACTAATCGCAAGATCCATCTGGTGCCAAAATGTGATGgttgctcaaacacacactggttCACTTCCAAGTTTGTAAGCCATGGTCCATGAATAATGGATGTATGTTGATCCCTGGCACAGTTAGAATTGATAACCAGTAAGCCATCAGAAAGACCGAATTGTTACTAATAGGCATAACCCAACTGTGTAAACAAACCATTCAAATCACTGCTGTGTAAGCAGAGCCTTAAATCCTGTGTGCAGAAGATTGTGGGTGGGGGTGGCAGGTGGAGGGGAAAATTTTCCTGTCAGGTTCATTTCTGAGTAAAGAAAAGTGAACATTGTGAAAACTGCTTGGGGTTGTATTTGAGAACAATGCAACACAAAATTCCACCTCTATTAAGTTTGGTTCCAAAAAGAGGAGCTCATCCCACAATCTGTCTGTGCTGACTTTGAATATTACACAAGCTTGGCACGGACATTTTCTACTCTGCTCCCCAGGCACAACCTTTCCTTTTATCATGACTAAGCCAAAACAGTACCTTCTCATCTCCCATATACTCACTCACAAACTACACACATTACTGTTGTGCACTTCACCAAGAGATGGGATCCACTAATACAGGCgggttaataataataacccaAATTCTCAGCTTCGTTCCTTTCCCCAAGTGACCTCATTATAAAATCTACATGCACAAGATGATACACTACATGGTATTACTGAGAGAAAGTTATGataatattaaatgttaaatcagATAGTAgggttataaaaataaaatcaggatcTAGTATTTTGATATGCCATTtgtgtataaatacatttagttAACATGATATACTGACTGATGAGAACAGTTCAAGCTCTGGGACATGTATGTCAACACGATGACTGAAGCGATTCTTCGTTAGAATCAAAGCAGCTTTCCTAAAGGtcttcttggaaaaaaaaaaagtctaagaTGAATGTTTGTAGTTGTCCCCTTGCTCCTAACCTGATACTCCCCGTACGCCTCTGTCAATCAGCTAAATGAGGTGGAGAAGCtaagcagagagacagggaaagagcaaaagagaaagagagagcagatcacaaggcaaaaagaaagagaagtgtGGTGTAAAGGGTCAGTACGTAGTCTTTTGAATAATTACAGGGTGCTGGTTTTGTGTAGCTGA
This genomic interval from Xiphias gladius isolate SHS-SW01 ecotype Sanya breed wild chromosome 6, ASM1685928v1, whole genome shotgun sequence contains the following:
- the tp63 gene encoding tumor protein 63 isoform X4: MNSPYTAMQYYPEFPFHRLRDPPSRLSWRESSFLTTMSQNPSAQTTDFFSQDVFNQLFDMLDQSAIHSVQPIELNFTDSPTDGSAGNTIQISMDCITMHEPDETLSSQYTNLGLLNSMDQNIQNGGSTSTSPYNNDHAQNSVTAPSPYAQPSSTFDALSPSPAIPSNTDYAGPHTFDVSFQQSSTAKSATWTYSTELKKLYCQIAKTCPIQIKVLTTPPQGAVIRAMPVYKKAEHVTEVVKRCPNHELSREFNDGQIAPPSHLIRVEGNSHAQYLEDSITGRQSVLVPYEPPQVGTEFTTILYNFMCNSSCVGGMNRRPILIIVTLETRDGQVLGRRCFEARICACPGRDRKADEDSIRKQHVTDATKSSEGTKRPFRQVSHGIQMSTIKKRRSTDEEVFCLPIKGREIYEILVKIKESLELMQFLPQHTIESYRQQQQNLLQKHLIKTRLGSQLLEPAGEQRRRCSSS